The Procambarus clarkii isolate CNS0578487 chromosome 50, FALCON_Pclarkii_2.0, whole genome shotgun sequence sequence GGGACTCGCTGGACTCACTGGACTCGGAGGGCGGGTATTCGTTGGATCTGTCCCGCTTGCCAAATCTGAGGAAGTTACGATTGCGGCCGAAGCGCAGGAAGTTACGATTGCGGCCGAAGCGCAGGAAGTTACCATCACGGCCGAAGCGCAGGAAGTTACGGTCAAGTGCGCGTTTGTTTACGTCCTGTGGATCCTCTGAGGACACGGTAATTATCTCTTCTTCAGGCTGGAATCCTCTGGCCCAGACGATGGGGCTGTAGGATGACATTGACCCGTAGTCATTAGCGGTTGGAACTGCGGCTCTCTTCATGCGCTGAGAAGTGCTGTCATCGGGTTCTGGGGACTCGATGGTGTGGGCGATGTCTTGCTTGGCGGGAACCATGGACTGGACAGGGATGGGTGGTGAGATAGGGTTGGTTCCTGGGTAGTTGTGCTCATCACAGCCATCACAAGACAGGGCGTTAAGCTGACGGTTCACGGAGCGGCCAAATCTCAGGAAACTGCGGCTGCCTGGACGGTGTCTGTCAAGGAAAGATGCAGTGAGTATAACGTATTGAACTATGTGAACGAAAGTTTGTGAAACAACATAACTAACAAGTGCACTAGAATATATGACTCAGGAACTATTAACAGCAGTGGACGGGTCTGAATGGAAATTATGTTACGTCTGGATTATGTTGAATTCATTCGATCATATATTTAGAGAACTGTTCTTATATCTGAAGCTTTTCTTCAATGTTTTGAACCTGTTATATACTTTTATGGAGATTGATGAATTCTCAACACAATCATTTCCATTCTGATACCTGTCTACGCAGTTCAGAAGATCTACCTGTATTTGACCTCAGACTTTTCCTGAACAAAACAGCTTTACCTTGAGACTTTATATCTAACGTTGAGCTCCAGTATGCCATTTCTCACCTGTATGCAGCCTGCTTCTCTAAGGGAAGGTCCTCCTTGACCACCTCACCCTCGAGACTGTTTAAGAACTCCATGGGTCCTCCTGCGACAAACATGTCCTCCATGTCGGGTCTTCCGAACCTCAGAAAGTTCCGGCTTCGTTTCACGAGGGAGTCGTTGAGAGTCTCGTCGTCGCTGTTGTCGTAGTCACCAAGACCACTGCGTCCGAACCTGTGGTAGCGATGCTATTTATGCATGTTTCTGGGTATCTTCATGCtagaaagtcaatatttaacaacaaaatattgcaggAAACAACGACTAAACCACTGAATTATGTTAAACAGAAAATATGTATTCACTTATTTCAAAATTCTAGACCAATTGATTATTAAATATCGAGTGCAAGTGCAAGTTAATGTTCCAAAATAAGAGTAGGACCTTCGATTTTCAAGAGAGTTTTATAGAAGAATGTTAAGAAATATTTTGTGTTTCCACAATACGGACCTGAGGAAATTACGATTTCTCTTGTTCACATCGCTGCGTCCAAACCTGGAGAGAGGAAACACAAAAGTGATTAATGATAAAGATGAAGATGAATACGAATACGTCGAAATCATCAATAGAAATAATAACAATAGAGCTCCTCATAGCATAAGCACTTTACATCAAACACACATTCAATTTTCTCGAACAAACTCATATCATGGTTCGTCCTTCCTTCAGCTCGACCAAAGGTAAACTTCCATTAATGCTACACTCACTGCCTCCCAAAACTTGGGCTTGAATATCCATTTTACCTCCAACTTCAGCCTCCCATTTTCTTTCAAGTTCATCCAAAAATAATCCAAAATTTCAGCATCCCATTCTCACACTGTACCTTCCCGTTCTCTTTCTCACAGTAGCATCCAGTTTTCCTCCTCACGTCAACaataccagcaacaacaacaccaataACATGCTCACCTCAGGAAGTTCCTATCGCTGTAGGCTCTCTTGGAGCCCTCCTGACTGATGGGGTACAAGTCTCCACCATCGTCCATCCATGCCTGGCTTCCTGGGAGGAAATATTTGAGTAATCTCTTCTCAGGCTGAGCTACGGAGTCGTCCTCGTTGTTGTTGGAGCCGAAGCCCTGAGAGGGAGAGCTGAGGGCGGCTGCGACGGGCGGGACTGGGGCAGCATGGGCGGTGTGGGCGTAGGAACACCAGGTGAAGGTTGCCAGTAACACCCAGGCTGCTAGAGGCATCACGCAAGACCTGGGGATGAGAGAAGTACactggttactgtgtgtgtgtgtgtgtgtgtgtgtgtgtgtgtgtgtgtgtgtgtgtgtgtgtgtgtgtgtgtgtgtgtgtgtctttgtgtgtgtagctTGTGTTAGTAAAGTTTCTTAAAGTAATAAAACAAAGAAAGCGGAGAGGGTGTCGGGGGGTGCATCATAAGACGGAGGCAGCTACAATCATCACAGACACAAGAGGATTGGCTGTGGCAAGAACACCAGTTTCATTAACGAAATGATCCCCGCAGGACACCTACGTCATACCAACCTACGTCATACCAGTTTCAGAATATGCAGCATTGGCATGGGACCACAATTTTGTGAAGCAGAATGTTGAAAAAAAGAGTTACAACAAAACTGATGCAACGTAAAATACACAAGTCATGAAGACTAGATAAAAGAAGACATTACGTCACAAGGAGAAAAAAACAGTGAACAAGATACACATGGAGAAGAACGACGTATATATTGACAGTGTATACAAGATGAACGGAAATAGAACGAGATTGAACATGTGGAAGATGGAACACAAGTGAGACAATGAGACGTACGAAATGCTCATGAACAGTGAGTGTGGAAAGTATGTGTGGAACAAACTGCAGGCAACGGTCTTGGAAACCTTTTCCATTCCTAGTTTTATGACCAATTAAAATCGAGTGAAAGAACGTCTACAGGAACAAAGGCAGGACGTACATCAGTAGCAGGGAGGGGGGACCCAGATGCTGGTTCTCACATCCCCATAGCCACAGAGAGGTTCTCGCCACACATACAGAAACACTGTATATTAAAGTGTTGTAAATGGAGGTTCCCATTACATAGGAGTGGCCTATAGTACCTTAGAGGTGCCGAGCACACGAGAGATGCAACACCTTACAGGTGTTAAAGGACTAGGGAGTCACCAGCACCTTGGAGGTTGCTATGACACAGGAGGTAACTGTGACTATGCTGGGTGTCAACACGCTTCAGGAGACGGGAGAGACTTACCTTGTGATGGTCGTGGGTGAAGATGATGTGTAGTGGCtgggccagagagagcgagagagtgacCAATCCCTCCACTTGCAGCCTTATATCACCCTCCAGACCCACTCCCACCCATCACTACTCCTACCCGATTGCCCCGCCCACTACCTATTCACCACGCCCCCTTTTTACCGGACATGGCCAAtggcctcccctccctctcccccctcccccacggcCATGCTTCAGTGCCATGGCTCAATTCTGATATTGGAACCTAGACGATGGAACCACAATACTGTGATATATTTCTGAGTAAATATTTCAAGCAGGACATTAAGGTCATCCCTGTCACACGCCTTGACCCCTGGACCATGATATGCTGTAATTTACACAAGGTGTGTGCTAGTGGGTTACATGTAGAAATTGGCTTGGGTAGCAGCTCTGTGCCGGGATTTAAAAGGTACTGTAAAAGTACCCTTTAAATTTAAgtaagaatctctctctct is a genomic window containing:
- the LOC138351643 gene encoding FMRFamide-related neuropeptides-like; this translates as LIPRSCVMPLAAWVLLATFTWCSYAHTAHAAPVPPVAAALSSPSQGFGSNNNEDDSVAQPEKRLLKYFLPGSQAWMDDGGDLYPISQEGSKRAYSDRNFLRFGRSDVNKRNRNFLRFGRSGLGDYDNSDDETLNDSLVKRSRNFLRFGRSVNRQLNALSCDGCDEHNYPGTNPISPPIPVQSMVPAKQDIAHTIESPEPDDSTSQRMKRAAVPTANDYGSMSSYSPIVWARGFQPEEEIITVSSEDPQDVNKRALDRNFLRFGRDGNFLRFGRNRNFLRFGRNRNFLRFGKRDRSNEYPPSESSESSESLVAVSPAEYSRNVRAPQRNFLRFG